A stretch of the Neptunomonas phycophila genome encodes the following:
- a CDS encoding Rsd/AlgQ family anti-sigma factor: MLEKCQNAKERWGGVSNIIDNWLEARQKLISQFVALPSTEVKNLESKIGQFCTAMMDYLSSGHFEVYEQLLREGSEYDDGGLEKAQKLFPLIQPTTDAALDFNDAYSSFSSPTVQQIREFSFQLSTLGENIEERFTLEDQLIEVLHTAHRDIVMSAEEAQV; encoded by the coding sequence ATGTTAGAAAAATGCCAAAACGCTAAAGAACGCTGGGGTGGTGTCAGCAATATTATCGATAACTGGTTAGAAGCTCGCCAAAAGCTCATTAGCCAGTTTGTTGCCTTGCCTTCCACCGAAGTGAAAAACCTTGAAAGCAAGATCGGACAGTTCTGCACCGCTATGATGGACTATTTGTCTTCAGGTCACTTCGAAGTATATGAGCAATTATTACGCGAAGGCAGCGAATACGATGATGGTGGCTTAGAAAAAGCGCAAAAGCTTTTCCCTCTGATACAACCCACCACGGACGCAGCGTTAGACTTTAATGACGCGTATTCATCCTTTTCTTCACCAACCGTTCAACAAATCCGAGAGTTTTCGTTTCAGCTATCAACTTTAGGTGAGAACATTGAAGAACGCTTTACGCTTGAAGATCAACTCATAGAAGTACTCCACACAGCACATCGCGACATAGTGATGTCTGCGGAGGAAGCACAAGTATGA
- a CDS encoding WD40 repeat domain-containing protein: MMPVITGKLLPLALICGLLSACDNTSSPSDSQRFTTLGAYSGAISQDGSLAVVGAQEEGGSLWNIQRKARLYDWNHASGERSLIAATSFSPDGLFAATATQQDLVLWHTDTGQAEWFWKAPGEILDMALGEQGQYALLGLSNQAAVYFDIINGGIKQTLPHQARVRTVDLSDDAELAITGADDYTTTVWNLATAEPLHTLTLDNVIDVAALSPDGRLAFSASTLDKAIIWDTASGKVLHTLSSSEGLIPKRVSYVAARFSSNGNQLLTGTSSGLIQLWNSQTGQLTKSWRAQKREAYGPNSTSIYDVAFGSNGTYYAMGSNGVLNTLR, encoded by the coding sequence ATGATGCCGGTTATCACAGGCAAGTTACTACCTTTGGCATTGATCTGTGGACTACTCAGCGCCTGTGATAACACATCATCTCCTTCTGACTCGCAACGCTTTACCACCTTGGGTGCATACTCTGGTGCAATTTCGCAGGATGGCTCCTTAGCGGTTGTAGGTGCTCAAGAGGAAGGAGGCAGCTTATGGAACATACAACGCAAAGCGCGGCTGTATGACTGGAATCACGCATCAGGAGAGCGATCTCTGATTGCTGCCACCAGCTTTTCCCCTGATGGCCTGTTTGCCGCAACAGCGACACAGCAAGATTTAGTGCTCTGGCACACAGACACAGGCCAAGCCGAATGGTTTTGGAAAGCCCCCGGTGAAATTTTAGATATGGCTTTAGGTGAGCAAGGCCAATATGCGCTATTAGGGCTAAGCAACCAAGCGGCGGTCTACTTTGACATCATTAACGGAGGCATCAAACAAACGCTTCCTCATCAAGCGCGCGTCCGTACCGTTGATCTTAGCGATGATGCTGAATTAGCCATAACCGGCGCGGATGATTACACAACTACTGTATGGAATCTCGCCACCGCAGAGCCGTTGCATACACTGACGCTCGACAATGTTATTGATGTAGCCGCCCTGTCACCCGACGGACGTTTAGCCTTTAGTGCCAGCACCTTAGATAAGGCGATTATTTGGGATACAGCCTCCGGCAAGGTATTACACACACTAAGCAGTAGCGAAGGCTTAATTCCTAAACGCGTTAGTTATGTGGCTGCACGCTTTTCTAGCAATGGCAACCAACTGTTAACAGGTACCTCTTCTGGCTTAATCCAGCTTTGGAACAGCCAAACAGGTCAATTAACAAAAAGCTGGCGCGCTCAAAAACGAGAGGCTTACGGCCCCAACAGCACTTCCATTTATGATGTCGCATTTGGCAGCAATGGCACCTACTATGCCATGGGTTCAAATGGTGTTTTAAATACCCTCCGCTAA
- a CDS encoding PDC sensor domain-containing protein, whose amino-acid sequence MKTTTTTGMTLFPKILFSILLVILVPLAGLLYQSIFQFQAELERKVNQDLKNTSETLAAKINGWTDMSVRLLKQNAALPEVRSYNEALQAPILASILDTYEWTYLVYAIGPDGYKTARSDNDPVLNADGTPKHFRGDRTYFQQIKAGNAIGQQVLLSRTLGKPAFILCHTVGIQSSPGALCMGMKLTDMSEAVANISFGQSGYAMLLDDDNKVIAHGKPELLSEQLQDFSDYPMVANGTLEQPVVYSNNGVEKVAYMQPLNQGWRLIIEQDYDDAYASVKRTKLEAYILMIATLIISILAAYLIARLITRPIAKLTAIAEDISKGKFHDKLDESARGDEIGTLARSIERMGVSIKIMLKRLAKKS is encoded by the coding sequence GTGAAGACAACGACAACTACAGGTATGACGTTATTTCCAAAAATACTCTTTAGTATTTTACTCGTCATTCTCGTACCGCTTGCCGGTTTACTCTACCAAAGCATATTCCAGTTTCAGGCAGAACTGGAACGAAAAGTTAATCAAGATCTAAAAAACACCAGTGAAACTTTAGCCGCGAAAATTAACGGCTGGACAGATATGAGTGTTCGTTTACTTAAGCAAAATGCTGCCTTACCGGAGGTGCGTTCGTACAACGAAGCCCTACAGGCTCCTATCTTGGCAAGCATTTTAGATACCTATGAATGGACCTACTTAGTTTACGCAATAGGCCCAGACGGCTATAAAACGGCACGCAGTGATAATGACCCGGTTCTCAACGCTGATGGAACACCCAAACACTTTCGAGGTGATCGTACCTACTTTCAGCAAATAAAAGCTGGCAATGCTATAGGCCAGCAGGTACTGCTTAGCCGCACGCTGGGTAAACCTGCATTTATCTTATGCCATACGGTCGGCATTCAGAGCAGCCCTGGGGCCCTTTGTATGGGCATGAAACTCACCGACATGTCAGAAGCGGTCGCCAACATTAGCTTTGGCCAGAGCGGTTATGCCATGCTGCTGGACGACGATAATAAGGTTATTGCCCACGGCAAGCCTGAGCTACTATCAGAACAGTTACAGGATTTTTCTGATTACCCAATGGTAGCTAACGGCACACTAGAGCAACCCGTGGTATACAGCAACAATGGCGTAGAGAAAGTCGCCTACATGCAGCCTTTAAACCAAGGCTGGCGCTTAATTATCGAGCAAGACTATGACGACGCTTACGCGAGCGTAAAACGCACCAAATTAGAAGCGTATATTTTAATGATTGCGACCCTAATTATTAGCATACTGGCAGCCTACTTAATTGCTCGACTCATCACTCGCCCCATTGCGAAACTTACGGCTATTGCTGAAGATATTAGTAAAGGTAAGTTTCACGACAAGCTTGATGAATCAGCCCGCGGTGACGAAATTGGCACACTAGCCCGCTCCATAGAGCGCATGGGGGTTAGTATTAAGATTATGCTTAAACGATTAGCGAAGAAGAGCTAG
- a CDS encoding FKBP-type peptidyl-prolyl cis-trans isomerase, whose translation MKKTLLAMTVASTIALMPVMAHAVDLDSEDQKVSYSLGLILGEKLKQDMDTLDLEAFQAGLKSIYEGATPELDAQQVGETMQAFQAKKMEEQRKLVADLAQKNLEAGEAFLAENAKRDGVVTTDSGLQFEEVVAGTGKQPSAEDTVKVHYRGTLIDGTEFDSSYSRNEPVSFPLNGVIPGWTEALQMMKEGGKAKLAIPSDLAYGPGGMGNAIGPNSTLVFDVELLEVNPSE comes from the coding sequence ATGAAAAAAACGCTGCTGGCCATGACGGTCGCAAGTACCATCGCTTTGATGCCTGTAATGGCACATGCCGTAGATTTGGATTCTGAAGATCAGAAAGTCAGCTACAGCCTAGGTCTGATTTTGGGTGAAAAGCTCAAACAGGATATGGATACGCTTGATTTAGAGGCTTTCCAAGCGGGTCTAAAGTCTATCTATGAAGGTGCTACGCCAGAACTGGATGCCCAACAAGTGGGTGAAACCATGCAGGCTTTCCAGGCAAAAAAAATGGAAGAACAGCGTAAGTTAGTCGCTGATCTAGCCCAAAAAAATCTAGAGGCTGGTGAAGCATTCTTGGCTGAAAACGCAAAACGTGACGGTGTGGTGACGACGGATAGCGGTCTTCAGTTTGAAGAAGTAGTTGCAGGCACGGGTAAACAGCCTTCGGCAGAAGATACAGTCAAAGTACATTACCGTGGCACATTAATCGATGGCACTGAGTTTGATAGCTCTTATTCACGTAATGAGCCTGTTTCGTTCCCGTTGAATGGTGTTATTCCGGGATGGACAGAAGCACTTCAAATGATGAAAGAGGGCGGCAAAGCGAAGTTAGCGATCCCTTCTGATTTGGCATATGGCCCAGGCGGTATGGGTAATGCAATAGGCCCTAACTCAACGCTGGTATTTGACGTAGAGCTATTGGAAGTAAATCCAAGCGAATAG
- a CDS encoding TIGR02444 family protein translates to MQLHTPLWNFVLAVYAQPEVEALCLSLQNDHGLSINRLLFAGWLASEKKELDLDVLAQTHAIRWQSEITAPLRALRYRVRDDLKLAAAGVYGAMRRAELEAERVELAFLYDASLAWPQQTAKTVKELVTANLMSLLKDTGEAKVNAIKVLEVAFLDTITE, encoded by the coding sequence ATGCAATTACATACTCCTCTTTGGAACTTTGTGCTGGCCGTTTATGCGCAGCCAGAAGTGGAAGCCCTCTGCTTATCTTTGCAGAATGATCATGGATTATCGATCAATCGCTTGTTGTTTGCCGGATGGTTAGCTTCAGAAAAAAAGGAGTTAGATCTTGATGTGCTGGCGCAAACCCACGCCATTCGCTGGCAATCGGAAATTACAGCGCCGTTAAGGGCGTTACGTTACCGCGTGCGTGACGATCTAAAATTGGCTGCCGCAGGTGTTTACGGCGCAATGCGGCGCGCAGAGTTGGAGGCCGAACGAGTTGAGTTGGCGTTTCTCTACGATGCCTCCTTAGCATGGCCGCAACAGACTGCTAAAACAGTGAAAGAGTTGGTGACTGCTAATCTTATGTCACTCTTAAAAGACACGGGGGAAGCGAAAGTTAATGCTATCAAGGTGTTAGAGGTTGCATTTCTTGATACGATCACAGAATAG
- a CDS encoding ATP-binding cassette domain-containing protein: protein MIQISQLSLHRGAQALLEKANLTIYPGWKVGIIGANGVGKSSLFKLLLGQLEADAGDLDVQANLTIAHMAQEVTATNRKVLDYVLDGDAALRHIQQQLVDAETHNQPEKIGELHAELDSIEGYSANARAEQLLAGLGFSANDFQKQVKELSGGWRIRLNLAQALMCRSDILLLDEPTNHLDLDATIWLEDWLRNYPGTLLLISHDRDFLDQVVTHITHMHQQKLDIYKGQYSAFERARAEKLAQQQVQFEKQQQRIAEIEQFVRRFKAKASKAKQAQSRVKELERMEQISAAHVDSPFTFRFPSSDKVSNPLLSLRHSDCGYAEKAILKDVSITLTSGSRIGLLGPNGAGKSTLIKSLVGDLSVLNGERHTGEHLRVGYFAQHQLEALDMEASAALHIQRISPQATDQEVRNYLGSFGFIGDDALAPVKRFSGGEKARVALALIAWQKPNLLLLDEPTNHLDLEVRHALTMAMQEFEGAVILVSHDRHLLRNTVDQFLLVANGNVSDFSGDLDDYQRWLTDQRRIAQQAQSKTVERESQSISAADRKAQKREAAELRKKLSPIKNKISALEKTMETLQAQLGEIETLLADNSLYEASNKDLLRDTLAKQTQLTQQLDTTESEWMELAETLETMEQSLASE from the coding sequence ATGATTCAGATATCTCAACTCAGCTTACACCGTGGCGCTCAGGCATTGCTCGAGAAAGCCAATCTTACCATTTATCCCGGTTGGAAAGTGGGAATTATTGGCGCCAATGGCGTCGGTAAGTCTAGCCTATTCAAACTCTTACTGGGTCAACTTGAGGCCGACGCGGGTGATTTAGACGTACAAGCCAATCTTACCATTGCCCACATGGCACAAGAGGTAACGGCAACCAACCGTAAAGTATTAGATTATGTGCTGGATGGCGATGCCGCATTACGTCATATTCAGCAACAACTCGTTGACGCCGAAACACATAACCAACCCGAGAAAATTGGCGAGCTGCATGCCGAACTCGACTCTATCGAAGGCTATAGCGCTAATGCGCGTGCCGAACAATTATTAGCCGGGCTTGGGTTTAGCGCAAACGACTTCCAAAAACAGGTCAAAGAGCTATCTGGCGGCTGGAGAATCCGCTTAAATTTAGCGCAAGCCTTGATGTGCCGCTCGGATATCTTATTGCTTGATGAGCCGACAAACCACTTAGATTTAGATGCCACAATTTGGCTAGAGGATTGGCTACGCAACTACCCGGGCACATTGCTACTTATATCGCATGACCGTGACTTCTTAGATCAGGTGGTCACGCATATTACCCATATGCACCAGCAAAAACTGGATATCTATAAAGGACAATACAGCGCCTTTGAGCGTGCTCGTGCCGAAAAGCTAGCTCAACAGCAAGTCCAGTTTGAGAAACAACAGCAGCGCATTGCCGAAATTGAGCAATTTGTTCGCCGCTTTAAAGCCAAAGCGTCTAAAGCCAAACAAGCGCAAAGCCGTGTTAAAGAACTAGAGCGCATGGAGCAAATATCCGCCGCCCATGTCGACAGCCCATTCACTTTCCGCTTCCCGAGCAGCGATAAGGTATCTAACCCTTTGCTGTCACTCAGGCATAGTGATTGCGGTTACGCTGAAAAAGCCATCCTAAAAGATGTATCAATCACGCTCACATCCGGCTCCCGTATCGGTCTTTTGGGCCCTAACGGCGCAGGCAAATCCACTCTGATTAAAAGTTTAGTGGGCGATTTATCCGTTTTAAATGGCGAGCGTCATACAGGTGAGCATTTACGGGTGGGTTATTTTGCTCAACATCAACTGGAAGCGTTGGATATGGAAGCGTCTGCGGCCTTGCACATACAACGTATATCACCACAAGCGACCGACCAAGAAGTTCGCAACTACTTGGGCTCTTTTGGTTTTATCGGGGATGATGCGCTAGCGCCTGTAAAACGCTTTTCCGGAGGTGAAAAAGCACGCGTAGCATTGGCTTTAATTGCGTGGCAAAAACCAAACCTACTACTGCTAGACGAGCCGACAAACCATTTAGACTTGGAAGTACGCCACGCGTTGACGATGGCTATGCAAGAGTTTGAAGGCGCTGTCATTCTTGTCTCGCACGATCGCCACTTATTACGTAACACTGTCGATCAATTCTTACTGGTGGCAAACGGTAACGTAAGCGACTTTAGTGGCGACTTAGATGACTATCAACGCTGGTTAACCGATCAACGCCGTATTGCCCAACAGGCGCAAAGCAAAACCGTTGAGCGTGAGAGCCAATCGATCTCAGCAGCTGACCGCAAAGCTCAAAAGCGTGAAGCCGCTGAGTTACGCAAAAAGCTTAGCCCAATAAAGAACAAAATAAGCGCACTCGAAAAAACCATGGAAACTCTTCAAGCGCAACTGGGAGAGATAGAAACTTTATTGGCCGACAATAGCCTCTACGAAGCCAGTAATAAGGACCTGTTACGAGACACGCTAGCTAAACAGACACAATTAACACAGCAACTGGACACAACGGAGAGCGAATGGATGGAGCTAGCGGAAACGCTAGAAACCATGGAGCAAAGCCTAGCTAGTGAATAG
- a CDS encoding aminoacyl-tRNA deacylase and HDOD domain-containing protein — MDQTGGRALAIGVKTLTVEQNKQCRLVLLHDSDGKVLVLLPAAKLLNLVSLWREAGRNLQPTRCDDALRFFGQDKLSTPEGQQKLFSLPLLIDKSIDDLKSIEIIEPYSGLSFTASKSWFGETTQALSLGISLDDIEKVQPQGDDEAVITHAVERFTALRIRQRLEDTLGLPSLAPTTNKIIELRSDPAAGVDHLVPVVKVDPSLSAQVMSWSVSPYYAAPGSIQSIEDAIIRILGFDLVVNLALGIAMGKTLDLPKDTPRNQIPYWKQAVYTATLAERLAKKMPYDARPKPGLVYLTGLLHNFGYVVLGHLFPPHFSLLSRYIEANPHLRLDSIEKHILHVTREQVGAWLMECWSLPEEVCRGVRYFNDPLHAEADSFSQVVYIANRALRQHQNADGPIESINDDVLLAAGLTQQIVDEEIARMNEHDDELQELTRTLSQ, encoded by the coding sequence ATGGACCAAACCGGAGGAAGAGCGTTGGCCATTGGTGTAAAGACATTAACCGTAGAGCAGAATAAACAATGTCGTTTGGTGTTGCTGCATGACAGTGATGGCAAAGTATTGGTGTTATTACCTGCCGCAAAATTATTAAATTTAGTGAGTTTGTGGCGTGAAGCGGGTCGTAATTTACAACCGACACGCTGTGACGATGCGCTTCGTTTTTTCGGGCAAGACAAACTCTCCACTCCTGAAGGTCAGCAGAAATTATTTAGCCTGCCGTTGCTGATTGATAAATCGATTGATGATCTCAAGAGTATTGAAATCATAGAGCCTTATTCCGGCTTATCATTTACAGCCTCCAAGTCCTGGTTTGGCGAAACCACGCAAGCGTTGTCGCTTGGTATCAGCTTAGATGATATCGAGAAAGTGCAGCCACAAGGGGATGATGAGGCCGTCATTACGCATGCCGTGGAGCGTTTCACCGCACTGCGTATTCGTCAGCGGCTAGAAGACACGCTGGGCTTACCAAGTCTGGCGCCAACGACGAATAAAATTATAGAGTTGCGCAGCGATCCCGCTGCTGGTGTAGACCATCTAGTGCCTGTAGTGAAGGTGGATCCTAGCTTGTCTGCTCAAGTAATGAGCTGGTCGGTATCTCCTTATTATGCGGCGCCCGGCAGTATACAGTCTATTGAAGACGCCATTATCCGCATTCTCGGGTTTGATTTGGTAGTGAACTTGGCATTGGGTATCGCTATGGGTAAAACGTTAGATTTGCCTAAAGATACACCGCGAAACCAAATTCCCTATTGGAAGCAAGCGGTTTACACAGCGACTCTTGCTGAGCGGTTAGCCAAAAAAATGCCTTATGACGCACGGCCTAAGCCAGGGCTCGTTTATTTGACGGGTTTGCTTCACAATTTTGGTTATGTGGTGCTAGGGCATTTATTTCCGCCGCATTTTTCATTGCTATCGCGTTACATTGAGGCGAATCCGCACTTACGTTTAGATAGTATCGAAAAGCACATTCTACATGTGACACGTGAGCAAGTCGGTGCTTGGTTGATGGAGTGTTGGTCACTACCTGAAGAAGTGTGCCGTGGGGTTCGCTACTTCAATGACCCATTACATGCAGAAGCGGATTCGTTCTCTCAAGTGGTGTACATTGCGAACCGGGCCCTGCGCCAACATCAAAATGCGGATGGTCCTATTGAGTCTATTAATGATGATGTGCTCTTAGCAGCTGGACTAACGCAGCAAATTGTTGATGAAGAAATAGCACGAATGAATGAACATGATGATGAGTTGCAGGAGCTAACCCGCACGTTATCGCAGTAA
- a CDS encoding RelA/SpoT family protein: MPTIDALSGHLNDYLDLEQIRDVRRAYFYAEQAHDGQRRKSGEPYVTHPLAVSGILAGMHMDHQSLMAAMLHDVIEDTEIDYEAIEAQFGESVADIVDGVSKLTHLEFETKAEAQAENFQKMVLAMAEDIRVILVKLADRLHNMRTLGAMPPVKQRRIARETLDIYAPVAARLGMRDLQVELEDLAFQSFYPMRAKYIRRAVVKARGQRKDIITSIEDSIRQRLSQEKLPGIVTGREKHLYSIYNKMKAQKKAFSEIMDVFAFRIVTESVDDCYRVLGAVHNLYKPVHGRFKDYIAIPKANGYQSLHTELFGARDITIEVQIRTKEMDAVASQGIAEHSHYKVYGDSDSAIGSYNRARKWVQGLLEMQKYAGDSMEFIEHVKKDLFPDEVYVFTPQGKILELPRGATPVDFAYAVHTDVGNSCVSCRINRRLAPLSEPLESGQTVEVITTPSAQPNMAWLNFVVSGKARSSIRHFLKNQQRHESVELGRRLLNQFLANYNITVEHIDAVKLAELLRDGSFDELDDLLEDIGMGNRMAYVVARKLKPDDEPADSLTKGQKPIAVQGTEGLVIQYARCCRPIPGDKIIGHISSGRGLVIHRIDCRNIGYLRDDPEKCIFLEWSDAMDEEFTVLLQVSVTSQRGVIANLATTISESGANILKIDMSEKEGQLARVDLEIAVTDRVHLAATIKKVRSLRTVNKVTRL; this comes from the coding sequence ATGCCGACAATCGATGCCCTATCTGGACATTTAAACGACTATCTTGATCTAGAACAGATCCGAGATGTTCGTCGTGCCTACTTTTATGCAGAGCAGGCTCATGATGGCCAGCGCCGCAAAAGTGGTGAGCCTTATGTTACCCATCCTCTAGCTGTATCAGGCATCCTTGCAGGTATGCACATGGATCATCAAAGCCTAATGGCGGCGATGTTGCATGATGTTATTGAAGATACCGAAATTGATTACGAAGCCATCGAGGCGCAATTTGGCGAATCCGTAGCGGATATCGTTGATGGCGTATCGAAGCTTACCCACCTCGAGTTTGAAACTAAAGCTGAAGCTCAAGCTGAAAACTTTCAGAAAATGGTCTTGGCAATGGCCGAGGACATACGCGTTATATTGGTAAAGCTGGCAGACCGTTTACATAATATGCGCACTTTAGGCGCGATGCCGCCTGTTAAACAGCGCCGTATTGCTCGTGAAACATTGGATATCTATGCGCCGGTTGCTGCGCGATTAGGGATGCGTGACCTACAGGTAGAATTAGAAGACCTCGCATTCCAATCTTTTTATCCAATGCGGGCCAAGTATATTCGCCGAGCGGTGGTTAAAGCCCGAGGTCAGCGAAAAGATATTATTACCTCTATCGAAGATTCTATTCGCCAGCGTTTAAGCCAAGAAAAGCTACCGGGTATTGTCACCGGACGAGAAAAACACCTCTACAGCATATACAACAAAATGAAGGCGCAGAAAAAAGCGTTTTCAGAAATCATGGATGTATTTGCGTTTCGTATCGTGACGGAAAGTGTTGATGACTGTTACCGTGTTTTAGGCGCGGTTCACAACCTTTATAAACCTGTTCATGGGCGTTTTAAGGACTATATCGCCATTCCTAAGGCGAATGGCTACCAGTCCTTGCATACAGAGTTATTCGGTGCACGCGACATCACTATCGAAGTACAAATTCGTACCAAAGAGATGGACGCTGTAGCCAGCCAAGGTATTGCTGAGCACAGCCACTATAAAGTGTATGGTGATTCAGATAGTGCCATAGGTTCATACAACCGTGCGCGAAAATGGGTGCAAGGTCTGTTGGAAATGCAGAAATACGCTGGCGACTCAATGGAGTTTATTGAGCACGTTAAAAAAGACCTGTTTCCTGATGAAGTTTATGTATTTACGCCACAAGGTAAAATTTTAGAGTTGCCTCGCGGAGCAACACCGGTTGATTTTGCCTATGCTGTTCATACTGACGTGGGTAACTCATGCGTTTCATGTCGTATAAATCGCCGTCTTGCTCCGTTATCAGAGCCTTTAGAAAGCGGTCAAACAGTTGAAGTAATTACAACGCCGAGCGCTCAACCAAACATGGCGTGGCTTAATTTTGTTGTCAGCGGTAAGGCGCGTTCCAGTATTCGCCATTTCCTAAAAAACCAACAACGTCATGAGTCGGTGGAGCTTGGGCGTCGATTGCTCAATCAGTTTCTTGCCAACTATAACATTACCGTTGAGCACATTGATGCCGTTAAGCTTGCCGAGTTGTTGCGTGACGGCAGTTTTGATGAGCTTGACGATTTGCTCGAAGATATCGGCATGGGCAACCGCATGGCCTATGTTGTTGCAAGAAAACTTAAACCTGACGATGAACCTGCCGATAGTTTAACTAAAGGGCAAAAGCCGATAGCTGTTCAAGGTACGGAAGGTTTAGTTATACAGTACGCACGGTGCTGCCGTCCTATACCTGGGGACAAAATAATTGGCCATATCAGCAGCGGTCGTGGTTTGGTCATTCATCGCATAGATTGCCGTAATATTGGTTATCTGCGTGATGATCCAGAGAAATGTATTTTTCTGGAGTGGTCAGATGCAATGGATGAAGAGTTTACAGTGCTTCTTCAGGTGAGCGTGACATCGCAGCGGGGTGTTATCGCTAATTTAGCCACGACAATATCAGAATCAGGAGCTAATATTCTGAAGATTGATATGTCGGAAAAAGAAGGCCAATTAGCGCGTGTCGACCTTGAAATTGCCGTCACTGATCGTGTTCACTTAGCTGCGACCATCAAAAAAGTTCGGTCGTTGCGTACGGTTAATAAAGTCACTCGTCTCTGA
- the rpoZ gene encoding DNA-directed RNA polymerase subunit omega, which yields MARVTVEDCLENVDNRFELVMVAAKRARQLATGGKEPKLDRENDKDTVVALREIAEGLTTKQILEDAERR from the coding sequence ATGGCACGTGTCACAGTTGAAGATTGCTTAGAAAACGTAGATAACCGTTTTGAATTGGTTATGGTTGCAGCAAAACGTGCTCGCCAGCTAGCAACAGGCGGCAAAGAGCCTAAATTGGATCGTGAAAATGACAAAGATACCGTTGTCGCGTTACGTGAAATTGCAGAAGGCCTGACAACTAAGCAAATCCTAGAAGACGCTGAGCGCCGCTAA
- the gmk gene encoding guanylate kinase yields the protein MNVRGNLYIIAAPSGAGKTSLVKALLTHDNRVRVSVSHTTRSMRPGEHNGVDYNFVSMADFDALIADNQFLEYAEVFTNKYGTSRAWVEGQLDLGVDVILEIDWQGAQQVREQMPENISIFILPPSRAALESRLTGRGQDDAEVIKHRMSKAVSEMQHYDEFDYVVINDDFDLALNDLQSIFCAERLKRASQQRRYADLLQDLLSV from the coding sequence ATGAACGTTCGCGGTAACCTCTACATTATTGCAGCGCCTTCGGGTGCTGGTAAAACCAGTTTAGTAAAAGCACTTCTGACGCACGATAACAGGGTGCGCGTCTCAGTCTCCCACACAACGCGCTCAATGCGCCCCGGTGAACATAACGGCGTAGATTATAATTTTGTCAGTATGGCGGATTTTGATGCGCTGATTGCTGATAACCAGTTTTTAGAATATGCCGAAGTATTTACTAATAAGTATGGTACTTCACGTGCATGGGTGGAAGGTCAGCTCGACTTAGGGGTTGATGTTATTTTAGAAATAGATTGGCAAGGCGCTCAGCAAGTGCGTGAGCAAATGCCCGAAAATATCTCTATCTTTATTTTGCCGCCATCGCGAGCCGCACTTGAAAGCCGGTTGACCGGTCGAGGACAAGACGATGCCGAGGTTATTAAGCATCGCATGTCTAAAGCTGTTTCAGAGATGCAGCACTACGATGAGTTTGATTATGTCGTCATTAATGATGACTTTGATTTAGCATTAAACGATTTGCAGTCTATTTTCTGCGCTGAACGGCTAAAACGAGCGAGCCAACAGCGTCGATATGCGGATCTGTTGCAAGATCTCTTGTCAGTATAA